A window of Rufibacter sp. LB8 contains these coding sequences:
- a CDS encoding PASTA domain-containing protein has product MSKFLKAQSWGDVIKHLFIMLAIVLLLLFLFFFVYLPSTTNHGETITVPKITGMSVDELEDFLGDKDLNYYVNDSTYQQGLAPFTVVTQEPKPGEKVKQGRKIYISINMKNPPLIKMPKLIDGSVQNAEMILKSYDLNLGDIKYVPDLAQNSVLRQLLNGREIKPGDPVAKGSRIDLEVGDGLGNTQLEVPALVGMPIDEATMLVTGQGLQIGSVIYIEAPNGEAEGTVVRQRPVNGQGAMIRTGELIDVWVVKAQPIAPIQ; this is encoded by the coding sequence ATGAGTAAGTTCCTGAAAGCCCAGTCTTGGGGCGATGTGATCAAGCACCTGTTCATCATGCTGGCCATTGTGCTGCTGCTGCTGTTCCTGTTTTTCTTTGTCTACCTGCCCAGCACCACCAACCACGGTGAAACCATCACTGTGCCTAAAATAACCGGCATGAGCGTAGACGAACTGGAAGATTTCCTGGGCGACAAAGACCTGAACTACTACGTGAACGACTCTACGTATCAGCAAGGTTTGGCACCGTTTACCGTAGTCACCCAGGAACCCAAACCCGGCGAGAAAGTAAAGCAGGGGCGTAAGATCTACATCAGCATCAACATGAAGAACCCGCCTTTAATCAAGATGCCGAAGCTGATTGACGGCTCGGTGCAGAACGCGGAAATGATTCTGAAAAGCTATGACCTGAACTTGGGCGACATAAAATACGTGCCAGACTTGGCGCAAAATTCTGTGTTACGTCAACTATTGAACGGCCGCGAAATCAAACCCGGTGACCCTGTGGCTAAAGGCTCGCGCATTGACTTAGAAGTAGGCGATGGTCTGGGCAACACACAATTGGAAGTGCCTGCGTTGGTAGGTATGCCTATTGACGAAGCTACTATGTTAGTAACCGGGCAAGGTTTGCAGATTGGGTCCGTGATTTACATTGAAGCCCCCAACGGTGAGGCCGAAGGAACCGTAGTAAGGCAACGACCGGTGAACGGTCAAGGCGCTATGATCAGAACCGGCGAACTGATAGACGTTTGGGTGGTCAAAGCCCAGCCAATCGCCCCTATTCAATAA
- a CDS encoding T9SS type A sorting domain-containing protein has translation MLFLLLFLTLAGKAVNAQILTPIPQQENRATGSPAAFNPRIESVQRLAETSLPLPFIDDFSKSEGNPDPSRWETGSGVFTSNRFAAQPLTIGAATFDGLQANGEPYSQVRNTFGATDTLTSKPIALGNLQPQDSVYLSFYWQAGGLLGAPGFSGNGLVYLQLEFKQANGTWDIVWKERGTGRKTDFAPVMLALKETNYLHDGFQFRWVSSGRMDGQFDAWHLDYVHLNKNRRKGQLTSLDVALTKSLPSLLRRYTAMPIWQFKQNPMGETKEQVGAELMNLSPFPAAVGWSGNIQNLETGEQTSFLNQSGVVSSQARRTFAGTPPAALLGAQNSGTSFKTTVYLTTQEPNAQTLFNDTVTRVTHLQDFYAYDDGTPEIGLSFPSNSQVQVAYQFEVNAPDRLRKVRLYFTGGTSNTPGTVLHLLLWADDNGKPATTPLLEQRFTVPAAAQLNDWLEITLDRDIPVQSKFYVGYRQPAAAPFVNVGLDYDGTSNGKLFWTNGGSAWTAVTDVDGAWMVRPVMGGIITSAPSEMAEASVFFYPNPATDFITVAQAFDRVELYVMTGKRVEVWQQVRAGAQLALAHLAAGMYLAKAFKGNQIRTAKLIIQR, from the coding sequence ATGCTTTTCCTTCTTCTATTCTTAACCCTGGCCGGGAAAGCGGTAAACGCCCAGATTTTGACACCTATACCACAGCAGGAGAACCGGGCAACTGGTTCTCCTGCTGCGTTTAATCCCCGCATAGAGTCCGTTCAACGGCTGGCGGAGACCTCTTTGCCTTTGCCGTTCATAGATGATTTCTCTAAGTCTGAAGGAAACCCAGATCCCAGCCGCTGGGAGACCGGGAGTGGCGTTTTCACCAGTAACCGCTTCGCAGCACAACCACTTACCATTGGAGCGGCCACGTTTGACGGATTACAAGCCAACGGCGAGCCTTACAGTCAGGTCAGAAACACCTTCGGGGCCACAGATACCTTAACCTCCAAACCCATTGCCCTAGGAAATCTGCAGCCGCAGGATTCAGTATATCTGAGTTTCTATTGGCAGGCTGGTGGTTTGCTGGGGGCGCCGGGTTTCTCGGGCAACGGCCTGGTGTATTTACAGCTGGAATTCAAACAAGCCAACGGCACCTGGGATATTGTCTGGAAGGAGCGGGGCACCGGCCGCAAAACCGACTTCGCGCCGGTGATGCTGGCGCTGAAGGAGACCAATTACCTGCATGACGGGTTCCAGTTCCGGTGGGTGAGTAGCGGTAGAATGGATGGTCAGTTTGACGCCTGGCACCTAGACTACGTGCATCTCAACAAGAACCGCCGCAAGGGTCAGTTGACGTCTTTAGATGTAGCCCTTACCAAAAGTTTGCCCTCTTTGCTACGCCGGTACACTGCCATGCCCATCTGGCAGTTCAAACAAAACCCCATGGGTGAAACCAAGGAACAGGTGGGCGCTGAACTTATGAACCTGAGTCCGTTTCCGGCGGCGGTGGGCTGGAGCGGTAATATCCAGAATTTGGAGACCGGCGAACAAACGTCGTTTCTGAACCAGAGCGGCGTGGTCAGTTCGCAAGCAAGGCGCACGTTTGCCGGAACGCCGCCTGCTGCTCTTTTAGGGGCTCAGAATAGTGGCACCTCGTTCAAAACCACCGTCTATCTCACCACGCAGGAGCCCAACGCGCAAACCTTATTCAACGACACCGTTACGCGCGTTACTCACCTGCAGGATTTCTATGCTTATGATGACGGCACGCCCGAGATTGGCTTGAGTTTTCCGTCTAACAGCCAGGTGCAGGTGGCCTACCAATTTGAGGTGAACGCCCCAGACCGCCTAAGAAAAGTGCGCCTCTATTTCACGGGTGGCACCAGTAATACTCCTGGCACGGTGCTGCACCTGCTGCTTTGGGCCGATGATAATGGCAAGCCCGCCACTACGCCCTTGCTGGAACAACGCTTCACCGTGCCGGCAGCTGCACAGTTGAATGATTGGCTGGAAATCACCCTGGACCGAGACATACCCGTGCAAAGTAAATTTTACGTGGGCTACAGGCAACCGGCGGCGGCCCCGTTTGTGAACGTGGGCCTGGACTATGACGGCACAAGCAACGGCAAGCTGTTCTGGACCAATGGCGGCTCTGCCTGGACCGCCGTCACCGACGTGGACGGCGCCTGGATGGTACGGCCCGTGATGGGCGGCATCATCACCTCGGCCCCCTCAGAAATGGCCGAAGCCAGCGTTTTCTTCTACCCAAATCCGGCCACTGATTTCATAACCGTGGCGCAAGCTTTTGACCGCGTAGAGCTCTATGTCATGACCGGGAAACGGGTGGAGGTGTGGCAGCAAGTGCGAGCAGGTGCCCAATTAGCACTTGCTCATCTTGCAGCCGGCATGTATCTTGCCAAGGCATTCAAAGGAAACCAGATCAGAACCGCAAAACTAATTATACAGAGATGA
- a CDS encoding rhodanese-like domain-containing protein: MIVADITAAELKQRLANKETPILIDVREPWEHEEQNLPGAQLIPLGSLPEKIQELEEYKDQEILIHCRSGKRSATAQAILRQNGFTNVRNVEGGMLAYNEAP; this comes from the coding sequence ATGATTGTAGCAGATATTACCGCCGCCGAATTGAAACAACGCCTAGCCAATAAGGAAACGCCTATTCTGATTGATGTGCGCGAGCCCTGGGAGCACGAAGAGCAAAACCTGCCCGGCGCTCAACTGATTCCTTTGGGTTCTTTGCCTGAAAAAATTCAGGAGCTGGAAGAGTACAAAGACCAGGAGATTTTGATCCATTGCCGTTCGGGCAAACGCTCGGCCACGGCCCAGGCCATCTTGCGCCAGAATGGGTTCACCAACGTGCGCAACGTGGAAGGTGGCATGCTGGCCTACAATGAGGCGCCTTAA
- a CDS encoding IPT/TIG domain-containing protein, with protein MKISYLAIKQIFPPFILLAILAFGSCDPEEDAEDPVPAPATIIGIAPASGPVGTEVIVAGTNFSLMAAENEVRFNNVVAVVRTASASALVVTAPAGGATGIVSVKVNNQTAVNGPVFTYVTPAPTPTITNVNPNSGKTGDIITITGTNFSTILTENEVHFTGTNNTNIIVPAKTATATQLTVEVPSAALTGSISVRVKSQFFRGPDFTITAAPASGDIKFFRPPNTPVINLMVVDKNSNVYAKHTDGTFVKYAPSGTVLKTFAKAEFNSQYQGFGALGTDVQGNVWVLNNRFIGSNAYYQLFKITDNGAVEKVGAEFKPSNTLEPVAKPFVVNSRNEVFYVSDYGNVHKLDAAQVPSTYLSIGNGSTDVKYVSIALDAAENLHFLTTQAKSATVNEQTIVKYDASKVKTTLLTFTTNNLGNTNASVPIGTLGQFRNFAIGKNNDYYVADYDGNRVRRLFGTNQTEVIAGSGEFGRNDFFLGLILEGPKLQTPLPKPTVFFFDPKLNRFYTGPDNYQNNGFTQMFTL; from the coding sequence ATGAAAATTTCTTACTTAGCTATTAAACAAATTTTCCCGCCCTTCATTTTATTGGCAATACTGGCATTTGGTTCCTGTGACCCAGAGGAAGACGCAGAAGACCCGGTGCCTGCTCCGGCAACCATCATCGGGATAGCGCCTGCGTCTGGGCCAGTAGGAACTGAGGTTATTGTTGCGGGCACCAACTTCAGCCTGATGGCAGCAGAAAATGAAGTACGGTTCAACAATGTAGTGGCCGTGGTCAGGACCGCCAGTGCGTCTGCCTTGGTGGTGACGGCCCCAGCGGGCGGTGCCACCGGAATTGTCAGCGTGAAAGTGAACAACCAGACCGCTGTGAACGGTCCTGTATTTACCTATGTCACGCCTGCACCCACGCCCACCATCACCAACGTGAACCCCAACAGCGGCAAAACCGGCGATATCATCACCATTACAGGCACTAATTTCAGCACTATCCTCACTGAGAATGAAGTTCACTTTACCGGCACCAATAATACCAATATCATTGTGCCCGCTAAAACGGCCACTGCCACCCAACTCACCGTTGAAGTTCCATCGGCGGCCTTGACCGGTTCTATCTCCGTGCGCGTGAAAAGTCAGTTCTTTAGAGGTCCGGATTTTACAATAACGGCAGCACCTGCTAGTGGGGACATAAAATTCTTCAGGCCACCCAACACGCCGGTCATCAACCTGATGGTGGTAGATAAAAACTCTAATGTATATGCCAAGCACACCGATGGTACTTTTGTAAAATACGCGCCCAGCGGCACCGTGCTCAAGACCTTTGCCAAGGCCGAATTCAATTCCCAATACCAAGGTTTCGGAGCGCTGGGCACCGATGTGCAAGGAAACGTCTGGGTCTTGAACAACCGCTTTATTGGCTCCAATGCCTATTACCAGTTATTTAAGATTACCGATAACGGCGCTGTAGAGAAAGTTGGGGCAGAATTCAAACCTTCTAACACGCTTGAACCCGTGGCCAAGCCCTTCGTGGTGAATTCCAGGAATGAAGTCTTCTACGTTTCTGACTATGGCAACGTGCACAAACTAGACGCGGCGCAGGTACCCAGCACATATTTATCTATCGGGAACGGCTCTACTGATGTAAAATATGTTTCCATTGCGTTAGATGCCGCTGAAAACCTTCATTTTCTAACCACCCAAGCCAAATCGGCCACGGTCAATGAACAGACCATTGTGAAATATGATGCCTCCAAAGTAAAAACCACGCTGCTCACGTTCACCACCAACAACCTGGGCAACACCAACGCCAGTGTTCCCATAGGCACCCTGGGCCAGTTCAGAAACTTCGCCATTGGCAAAAACAACGATTATTACGTAGCCGATTATGACGGAAACCGGGTGCGGCGTCTGTTTGGCACCAACCAAACCGAAGTAATAGCCGGCAGCGGGGAATTTGGCAGAAACGATTTTTTCCTGGGTTTGATTTTGGAAGGCCCAAAACTGCAGACGCCCTTACCCAAACCCACCGTTTTCTTTTTTGACCCCAAGCTGAACCGTTTTTACACCGGCCCAGACAACTACCAGAATAACGGCTTCACGCAGATGTTCACCCTCTAA
- a CDS encoding response regulator transcription factor, with amino-acid sequence MSISLAIAEDNSFALKVCLSKLALFPEFKVVLTSFNGEELAARISEHPVDLVLMDIQMPGMGGIACTRLVKQNHPHIKIVMLTTFDDDDSIFEAILAGASGYLLKEETAESLHQAILDTIHGGAAMSPGIALKVLHLLRSPEARPTATTQEFNLTKREIELLEQLKNGLSYEQIAQNLFISYGTVRKHIENIYRKLQVNNKVQAIQKAHDNHLF; translated from the coding sequence ATGTCCATTTCCTTAGCCATTGCCGAAGACAACAGCTTCGCGCTTAAAGTCTGTCTTTCTAAACTCGCGCTGTTTCCTGAATTCAAAGTGGTGCTAACCTCTTTTAACGGTGAGGAGTTGGCGGCCCGCATAAGTGAACACCCCGTAGATTTGGTATTGATGGACATTCAGATGCCGGGCATGGGCGGCATTGCCTGCACCCGTCTGGTCAAACAAAATCACCCGCATATAAAGATTGTCATGCTCACCACCTTTGATGACGATGACTCTATTTTTGAAGCCATTTTAGCCGGTGCCTCTGGTTATTTGCTCAAGGAAGAAACCGCTGAATCTCTGCACCAAGCCATTTTAGACACCATACACGGCGGCGCGGCCATGTCACCGGGCATTGCCTTGAAAGTGTTGCACCTGCTCCGTTCCCCAGAAGCCCGGCCCACTGCCACTACCCAAGAATTCAACCTGACCAAACGTGAGATTGAGTTGCTGGAGCAATTGAAGAATGGCCTCAGCTATGAACAAATAGCGCAAAATTTATTTATCAGTTACGGCACGGTGCGCAAGCACATTGAGAACATCTACCGCAAACTACAGGTCAACAACAAAGTGCAGGCCATTCAGAAGGCCCATGACAATCATCTTTTTTAG
- a CDS encoding tetratricopeptide repeat protein produces MAAPLTADSMGQIMPKAQTLAAKIEAYQQLGTRHANEGQFEKAITTYSSLISLYKISRQPEKIPAAYNEIGNAYSDLGNNEAAFTTYQKALKLCPSQDLSLKAKIHKNIGAVFLSWKNLNQALHYYNLAEELAKAAQDTITTADILNNKGTVYEQQQKHHEAFFVYNQALDLYKKADLAPRIALTYNNLAILSKVTKDLKSAAAYYKQSVKYADQSGNAWLTAAISTNLGNLLSEMGNTAESEVYLNKALQISRSIKANELIYETLENLATNAARQKDYQKAFAFHQQFALARNEFINEENTKEVTRLQTVYEATKKEKDLANSKSAYLQSQMQLTRKNNLLVYAGLGLAAIISLAIFLYVHARNRQRQMRAENEFNLQLADAQARNKLQEEKLRISRELHDNIGSQLTYITSSIQNLNSTQPDLSLLPETQKIAQNTMSELRRTVWFINKQEVGLDEFAMKVQDYFKPLQALHATTLLQVAFEGDATMPSMTATNVFRIIQEGVNNALKYAQASRIEVTMQGNGNQLALQISDNGVGFNLFVDRDGYGLKNMNARSSEVNGTCSIQTVEGQGTKISVTVPV; encoded by the coding sequence ATGGCTGCACCCCTTACTGCTGATAGTATGGGGCAAATCATGCCGAAGGCGCAGACGTTGGCCGCCAAGATTGAAGCGTATCAGCAACTGGGCACGCGGCATGCCAATGAAGGTCAGTTTGAGAAAGCCATTACTACCTATTCCTCTTTAATTTCGCTTTATAAAATCTCCCGGCAACCCGAGAAAATACCAGCGGCCTACAATGAAATTGGGAATGCCTACTCAGATTTGGGCAACAATGAAGCCGCCTTCACCACGTACCAGAAAGCCTTAAAGCTGTGCCCCTCGCAAGATCTTTCGCTTAAGGCAAAAATCCACAAAAACATAGGCGCTGTTTTTCTAAGTTGGAAGAATCTGAACCAAGCACTGCATTACTACAACCTTGCAGAGGAACTGGCCAAGGCAGCCCAAGACACCATCACTACCGCAGACATCCTCAACAACAAAGGAACCGTCTATGAACAGCAGCAGAAACACCACGAAGCTTTTTTTGTCTACAACCAAGCCCTGGACTTGTATAAAAAAGCAGATTTGGCGCCGCGCATCGCGTTGACTTATAACAACCTGGCCATACTCTCCAAAGTCACCAAAGATTTAAAAAGCGCCGCTGCCTATTACAAGCAATCTGTAAAGTATGCAGACCAATCTGGCAACGCCTGGCTCACGGCGGCCATTAGTACCAACTTAGGAAATCTGCTGAGTGAGATGGGCAACACCGCAGAGAGTGAGGTTTACTTAAACAAGGCGCTGCAGATTTCCAGAAGCATTAAAGCCAATGAATTGATTTATGAAACGCTGGAAAACCTGGCGACCAATGCCGCGCGCCAGAAAGATTACCAAAAAGCGTTTGCCTTTCATCAACAGTTTGCCCTGGCCCGCAATGAATTTATCAACGAAGAAAATACCAAGGAAGTAACCCGCCTGCAGACGGTGTATGAAGCAACTAAAAAAGAGAAAGACCTAGCCAACAGCAAGTCAGCTTATTTGCAAAGCCAGATGCAGCTCACCCGCAAAAACAACTTATTAGTGTATGCCGGGTTGGGCCTGGCGGCAATTATTAGTCTGGCGATTTTCTTGTACGTGCACGCCCGCAACCGGCAACGGCAAATGAGAGCTGAAAACGAATTCAACCTGCAATTAGCTGACGCCCAGGCCCGGAATAAACTCCAAGAGGAAAAACTCCGCATCTCTCGGGAACTGCATGACAACATAGGCTCCCAACTCACCTACATCACCTCTTCCATCCAGAACTTGAACTCAACGCAACCAGATTTAAGTCTGCTGCCAGAAACCCAGAAAATTGCGCAGAACACCATGTCTGAACTTAGAAGGACGGTGTGGTTCATTAACAAGCAAGAAGTAGGCCTAGATGAATTTGCCATGAAGGTGCAAGACTATTTCAAACCCTTGCAAGCGCTTCATGCCACCACCCTCTTACAGGTAGCATTTGAGGGAGATGCCACCATGCCTTCCATGACCGCCACCAACGTTTTCAGGATAATTCAGGAAGGTGTGAACAATGCCCTGAAATACGCCCAGGCAAGCCGCATAGAAGTCACCATGCAAGGCAATGGCAACCAATTGGCTCTACAAATCAGTGACAACGGGGTGGGATTTAACCTGTTTGTGGATAGGGATGGGTACGGCCTGAAGAACATGAATGCCAGGTCAAGTGAAGTGAACGGCACTTGCTCTATTCAAACGGTGGAAGGCCAAGGCACCAAAATCTCAGTGACTGTACCCGTCTAG
- a CDS encoding site-2 protease family protein, which translates to MKRKLALHLLLFLLTLVTTTIAGAEWRYGKAYFLGPEGFSLTAGIPMKDFLGGLAFSLAFLGFLTVHEFGHYLTARYYKVRVSLPYYIPVWLGVTAGIGTMGAFIKIKERIFSRKEYFDIGIAGPLAGFVVAVGVLCYGFTHLPPPDYIFSIHPEYQLYGSQYANYVYNQPGQMALGNNLLFWALETWLADPALVPNQYEVMHYPFLFAGFLGLFFTALNLLPIGQLDGGHILYGMLGYERFVKLSPILFTAFIFYAGLGFLPLEQGWDASWWHWAGYALYLVIIFRPLFPDMTRGLYLAAGVLAGQAAVELYWPEVSGYNGWLVFGLILSRFMGVFHPPSPDEQPLSQGRNLLGWFAVLLFVLCFSPAPFIIN; encoded by the coding sequence ATGAAGCGTAAGCTGGCGCTGCACCTGCTGCTGTTTCTGCTCACCCTGGTCACCACCACCATAGCCGGGGCCGAATGGCGGTACGGAAAGGCGTATTTTTTGGGGCCAGAGGGCTTCAGTCTGACGGCGGGCATTCCAATGAAAGATTTCCTGGGTGGGCTGGCGTTCTCCCTGGCGTTCCTGGGCTTTCTCACCGTGCATGAATTTGGGCATTACCTCACTGCGCGCTACTACAAGGTGCGGGTGAGCCTGCCCTATTACATACCGGTGTGGTTGGGCGTGACAGCCGGCATTGGCACCATGGGCGCGTTCATCAAGATCAAGGAGCGCATCTTCTCCCGGAAGGAATACTTTGACATTGGCATTGCCGGTCCGTTGGCCGGGTTTGTGGTGGCCGTGGGCGTGTTGTGCTACGGGTTCACGCATCTTCCGCCGCCCGACTATATATTCAGCATTCACCCGGAATATCAGCTGTACGGGTCACAATACGCGAACTATGTGTACAACCAGCCGGGGCAGATGGCCCTGGGCAATAACCTCTTGTTCTGGGCGCTGGAAACCTGGCTCGCCGACCCGGCCCTGGTGCCTAACCAGTACGAAGTCATGCATTACCCGTTCCTCTTCGCGGGGTTTCTGGGGTTGTTTTTCACGGCGCTCAATTTGCTGCCCATTGGGCAATTGGACGGCGGGCATATCCTGTACGGCATGCTGGGATATGAACGGTTTGTGAAGCTGTCTCCCATCCTTTTTACGGCCTTTATCTTTTATGCGGGCCTGGGGTTCTTGCCCCTGGAGCAAGGCTGGGACGCGTCCTGGTGGCACTGGGCGGGTTATGCCCTTTATTTGGTCATCATTTTCCGGCCCCTGTTTCCAGACATGACCCGTGGTTTGTATTTGGCGGCGGGCGTGTTGGCGGGGCAAGCGGCCGTGGAATTGTATTGGCCTGAGGTAAGCGGCTACAACGGGTGGCTAGTGTTTGGGTTAATCTTGTCCAGGTTCATGGGCGTCTTTCACCCGCCCAGCCCAGATGAGCAACCACTTAGCCAAGGCCGCAATCTTTTGGGGTGGTTTGCTGTTTTGCTATTTGTCCTTTGCTTCAGCCCGGCCCCTTTCATCATCAACTAA
- a CDS encoding HAD family phosphatase translates to MNFSSIKNIIFDLGGVILNIDYAKSTDALRQFAAQDTQVDFSQKAQSELFDLLETGDITPQEFRDGLRQEYGLTATDEQLDQAWNSMLLDIPAERIKLLRELGKHYRLFLLSNTNAIHLIAFNEIVANSFQIPSLDELFEKPYYSHMVRKRKPGTEVFEHILKENKLRAEETLFIDDSIQHIEGAQQLGLQTLHLAPPLTINQALKEALPPHEA, encoded by the coding sequence GTGAATTTTTCTTCCATCAAGAATATCATCTTTGATCTGGGCGGGGTCATCCTCAACATTGACTACGCCAAAAGTACAGACGCCCTCCGCCAGTTCGCGGCCCAGGACACCCAGGTAGATTTCAGCCAAAAGGCACAGTCAGAGCTGTTTGACCTGCTGGAGACCGGCGACATCACCCCGCAGGAATTCAGAGACGGCCTGCGCCAGGAGTATGGCCTCACCGCCACAGACGAGCAGTTAGACCAGGCCTGGAACTCCATGCTGCTGGACATTCCGGCGGAGCGCATTAAGCTGCTGCGGGAGTTAGGCAAACATTACCGCCTGTTTTTGCTCAGCAACACCAACGCCATTCATTTGATTGCCTTCAATGAGATTGTGGCCAACAGTTTTCAGATTCCCAGTTTAGACGAATTGTTTGAGAAGCCCTATTATTCCCATATGGTGCGTAAGCGCAAGCCGGGCACCGAGGTCTTTGAGCATATTCTGAAGGAAAACAAGCTACGCGCCGAAGAGACGTTGTTTATTGACGACAGCATTCAGCACATTGAGGGCGCCCAGCAACTTGGCCTGCAGACCCTGCACCTGGCGCCGCCGCTTACCATCAACCAAGCCCTGAAAGAAGCCCTGCCCCCGCATGAAGCGTAA
- a CDS encoding YhcG family protein, whose translation MSNTVTSKTIDQPDEQLFEKIAALIADARRKVMATVNLAMVHTYFEIGRMIVEDEQQGNERAAYGKAVLKELSLRLSKEFGKGFSVENLDRMRFFYKTYSLSNSSTALTNLQGKDERGKQETPSRIFELSWSHYIRLMRIDNPDERRFYELESAQNNWSLKELQRQFDSALYERLALSRNKDQVKELAQKGQQIQRPQDVIKDPYVLEFLGLKEAAAYSESTLEHRIIDELQHFLLELGKGFAFVGRQVRFSFDDKHFRVDLVFYNRFLRSFVLLDLKIGEVSHQDLGQMQMYVNYYDRFVKTEDENPTIGIILCKEKNNALVEITLPKENNQIFASKYQTFLPSKEELKAVLNDAVEEV comes from the coding sequence ATGAGCAATACGGTGACCTCCAAAACGATAGATCAACCAGATGAGCAGCTTTTTGAAAAGATAGCGGCCCTTATTGCTGACGCCCGCCGCAAAGTAATGGCAACGGTTAATCTTGCCATGGTGCATACCTACTTTGAGATTGGGCGCATGATTGTAGAAGATGAGCAACAGGGCAATGAACGCGCGGCCTACGGCAAAGCTGTCTTAAAGGAGCTTTCACTGAGGTTGAGCAAAGAATTTGGGAAAGGCTTTTCGGTGGAGAACCTTGATAGGATGCGTTTTTTCTACAAGACATACTCTCTCTCAAATTCGTCAACAGCGTTGACGAATTTGCAGGGAAAAGACGAACGCGGAAAACAGGAGACACCGTCTCGTATTTTCGAACTTTCCTGGTCGCATTACATCAGGCTCATGCGCATTGACAACCCTGATGAACGCCGATTCTATGAACTGGAGAGTGCCCAAAACAATTGGAGCCTGAAAGAATTGCAGCGGCAATTTGACAGCGCCCTGTATGAACGCCTGGCGCTAAGTCGAAACAAGGACCAAGTAAAAGAATTAGCTCAAAAAGGGCAGCAGATCCAGCGTCCGCAAGATGTGATCAAAGACCCGTATGTGCTGGAGTTTCTGGGACTGAAAGAAGCAGCAGCCTATTCAGAGTCCACCCTGGAGCACCGCATTATTGACGAACTTCAGCATTTCTTATTGGAACTGGGCAAAGGCTTCGCGTTTGTGGGCCGGCAGGTGCGGTTTTCCTTTGACGACAAGCATTTTAGGGTAGACCTGGTGTTCTACAACCGTTTCCTGCGGAGTTTTGTACTCCTAGACTTGAAAATTGGCGAAGTCAGCCACCAGGATTTAGGGCAGATGCAGATGTACGTGAACTACTATGACCGCTTTGTGAAAACAGAAGACGAAAACCCCACTATTGGCATCATTCTTTGCAAAGAGAAAAACAATGCCTTGGTAGAAATAACGCTACCCAAAGAGAACAACCAAATTTTTGCCAGTAAGTATCAAACGTTTCTTCCTAGTAAGGAAGAATTAAAGGCGGTGTTGAATGATGCTGTGGAAGAGGTATAG